One Marinobacter panjinensis DNA segment encodes these proteins:
- the hemA gene encoding glutamyl-tRNA reductase, protein MALVTLGINHRTAPVELRERVAFTPERMAEAFAELRATTGASEAAILSTCNRTELYLAGDDDCAPAVLRWLAGFHDMEAGDLEEVLYIYRDSEAVRHIMRVAAGLDSMVLGEPQILGQLKDAYALAREHNASGAFLSRLFEQTFSVAKRVRTQTAIGENPVSVAYAAVSMAHHIFADMSRNKALLIGAGKTIELVSRHLADAGVKNFLVANRTLERAQALAESRGGKGILLSEIPDHLADVDIIISSTASPLPILGKGAVERALKKRKHRPYFMVDIAVPRDIEPEVSSLADVYLYTVDDLRQVIEENVRSREGAAREAENLVTDGVQQFLSQLRALDAVSTLKQFRQRAETLRDAETEKAIRALRNGADPETVLRGMARGLTNKLLHEPSIQVRKATTEGRTEVTEWLRELHQLDALDADAPIIPEKL, encoded by the coding sequence ATGGCACTGGTCACTCTCGGAATCAACCATCGTACCGCACCGGTCGAGTTGCGTGAGCGCGTCGCGTTCACTCCCGAGCGCATGGCTGAGGCCTTTGCCGAACTGCGAGCCACCACCGGGGCCAGTGAGGCCGCCATCCTCTCCACCTGCAATCGCACCGAGCTTTACCTTGCCGGGGACGACGATTGTGCGCCCGCCGTGCTGCGCTGGCTGGCCGGATTCCATGACATGGAGGCCGGGGATCTGGAAGAAGTGCTTTATATTTACCGGGACTCGGAGGCTGTACGCCATATCATGCGGGTAGCGGCCGGCCTGGATTCCATGGTTCTTGGTGAGCCCCAGATCCTGGGGCAGCTCAAGGATGCCTACGCCCTGGCCCGGGAGCATAACGCCAGCGGAGCCTTCCTGTCGCGCCTGTTCGAGCAGACCTTCTCCGTGGCCAAGCGGGTACGCACCCAGACCGCCATTGGCGAGAACCCGGTGTCTGTCGCTTACGCCGCCGTCAGCATGGCACACCATATTTTTGCGGACATGTCCCGCAACAAGGCCCTGCTGATTGGTGCCGGCAAGACCATTGAACTGGTCTCCCGGCATCTGGCGGATGCCGGCGTAAAGAATTTTCTTGTTGCCAACCGCACCCTGGAACGTGCCCAGGCGCTGGCGGAGTCCCGTGGCGGGAAGGGGATTCTGCTCTCGGAGATTCCCGACCACCTGGCCGACGTGGATATCATCATTTCTTCGACCGCCAGCCCCCTGCCGATTCTGGGCAAGGGCGCTGTGGAGCGGGCGCTGAAAAAACGCAAGCACCGCCCCTATTTCATGGTGGATATCGCGGTTCCCAGGGATATAGAACCGGAAGTCAGCTCGCTTGCGGACGTTTACCTCTATACCGTCGATGACCTGCGTCAGGTTATTGAAGAGAACGTGCGCTCCCGCGAAGGGGCGGCCCGGGAAGCAGAAAACCTGGTCACTGACGGTGTACAACAGTTCCTCAGCCAGCTGCGGGCGCTGGATGCGGTGTCTACTCTCAAGCAATTCCGTCAGCGCGCAGAAACCCTGCGTGACGCGGAAACCGAGAAGGCCATCCGCGCCCTGCGCAATGGTGCCGACCCGGAAACCGTCTTGCGGGGCATGGCCCGGGGTCTGACCAACAAGCTGCTCCACGAACCTTCCATCCAGGTCAGGAAGGCGACAACCGAAGGCAGAACGGAAGTGACCGAATGGCTCCGAGAGTTGCATCAGCTTGATGCGCTGGATGCCGACGCGCCCATCATCCCGGAAAAACTATGA
- the prfA gene encoding peptide chain release factor 1: MKSSIQSRLEQLTDRFEEVSALLSDQGTIANQDKFRDLSREFAEIEPIVHCFQAWQKSREDISEAAELARDGDADMRAMAEEELSLAEQKSEELDEELQRLMLPKDPNDGKNVFLEIRAGTGGDEAAIFAGDLFRMYMRYAERKRWQVEVISENEGEHGGYKEIIARIAGSAVYGALKFESGAHRVQRVPETESQGRIHTSACTVAVMPEADETEAVELNKSDLRVDTFRASGAGGQHVNKTDSAIRITHIPTGIVVECQEERSQHKNRAKAMSFLASRLQNEEIERQQKSMAATRKSLVGSGDRSERIRTYNFPQGRVTDHRINLTLYKLDEVMSGDLDAVIVPLQHEHQADLLASLADE, encoded by the coding sequence ATGAAGTCATCGATTCAGTCACGCCTTGAGCAGCTCACCGATCGCTTCGAGGAAGTCAGTGCGTTGTTGAGTGATCAGGGCACTATCGCCAATCAGGACAAATTCCGGGATCTTTCCCGGGAGTTCGCGGAAATTGAGCCCATTGTTCATTGCTTTCAGGCCTGGCAGAAATCTCGCGAAGATATCAGTGAAGCGGCAGAGCTGGCCCGCGATGGTGATGCTGACATGCGTGCCATGGCGGAAGAAGAGCTGAGCCTTGCGGAACAGAAAAGCGAGGAACTGGACGAAGAGCTCCAGCGACTGATGCTGCCCAAGGACCCCAACGACGGCAAGAACGTGTTCCTGGAAATCCGTGCCGGCACCGGTGGTGACGAGGCCGCTATCTTTGCGGGTGACCTGTTCAGGATGTACATGCGATACGCCGAGCGCAAGCGTTGGCAGGTGGAGGTCATCAGTGAAAACGAGGGAGAGCATGGTGGCTACAAGGAAATTATCGCCCGTATCGCTGGCAGTGCGGTCTACGGCGCCCTGAAGTTCGAGTCCGGCGCCCATCGTGTGCAACGGGTTCCGGAAACCGAGTCCCAGGGCCGTATCCACACCTCTGCCTGCACGGTGGCGGTGATGCCGGAAGCGGACGAGACCGAGGCCGTGGAACTCAACAAGTCCGACCTGAGAGTGGATACCTTCCGTGCCTCCGGCGCCGGCGGCCAGCACGTGAACAAGACCGATTCTGCCATTCGTATCACCCATATCCCCACCGGTATTGTGGTGGAATGTCAGGAAGAACGCTCCCAGCACAAGAACCGCGCCAAGGCCATGAGTTTTCTGGCCTCCCGTCTCCAGAACGAGGAAATCGAGCGCCAGCAGAAATCCATGGCGGCCACCCGCAAGAGCCTGGTGGGCAGCGGTGACCGCTCCGAGCGCATTCGTACGTACAATTTCCCTCAGGGTCGGGTGACCGACCATCGCATTAACCTGACCCTGTACAAGCTGGACGAAGTGATGTCCGGTGACCTGGACGCGGTTATCGTGCCCCTGCAGCACGAACATCAGGCCGATTTGCTGGCTTCACTGGCTGATGAGTGA
- the prmC gene encoding peptide chain release factor N(5)-glutamine methyltransferase yields the protein MSEAPLSCEALLKQAADVIGGDTPRLDAELMLSDVTGWSRTSFRAWPEREVNVAEVARFCTLVEQRCEGRPVAYLLGEQEFWSLPLKVSPCTLIPRPDTECLVEAALALELPENAKVLDLGTGTGAIALALASERPGWQVSASDAVTEAVELATENATRLGLPVTVRQSNWFADLPAGCFDLIVSNPPYIAGKDHHLSEGDVRFEPASALVAGNDGLDDIRRITTEAPAWLSPGGWLMLEHGYEQGAAVHRLFTQAGFASVETRQDYGRRDRYTLGRKHHAE from the coding sequence ATGAGTGAGGCGCCTTTATCCTGTGAGGCATTGCTTAAACAAGCCGCTGACGTTATCGGTGGCGATACCCCGCGCCTGGATGCCGAATTAATGCTCAGTGACGTGACCGGATGGTCCCGGACCTCTTTCCGGGCCTGGCCTGAGCGTGAAGTGAACGTTGCCGAGGTTGCCCGATTCTGCACCCTGGTGGAGCAACGCTGTGAGGGCCGACCGGTGGCGTACCTGTTGGGCGAACAGGAATTCTGGTCACTGCCACTGAAGGTTAGCCCCTGCACACTCATTCCCCGGCCCGATACCGAGTGCCTGGTAGAAGCCGCCTTGGCGCTGGAGTTGCCGGAAAACGCCAAAGTGCTTGATCTTGGCACCGGCACAGGTGCCATCGCGCTGGCACTGGCCAGTGAACGGCCTGGCTGGCAGGTTTCCGCATCCGATGCCGTCACCGAAGCGGTAGAACTGGCCACGGAAAATGCCACCCGCCTGGGCCTGCCGGTGACGGTCAGGCAGAGCAACTGGTTTGCAGATCTGCCAGCTGGCTGCTTTGATCTGATTGTCTCCAACCCTCCGTACATTGCGGGCAAGGATCACCATCTGAGCGAAGGAGACGTACGGTTCGAACCGGCGTCGGCCCTTGTTGCCGGTAACGATGGCCTGGATGATATCCGGCGGATCACCACCGAAGCGCCGGCCTGGCTCTCGCCGGGTGGCTGGCTGATGCTGGAACATGGTTACGAACAGGGTGCGGCGGTGCACCGGCTTTTCACCCAGGCCGGCTTCGCCAGTGTGGAAACCCGCCAGGATTACGGCCGCCGTGATCGCTATACCCTTGGGAGAAAACACCATGCTGAATGA
- a CDS encoding HesA/MoeB/ThiF family protein, with product MLNDEELLRYSRQILMPRFDIAGQTRLKSARVLVVGAGGLGCPVALYLGAAGVGHLTLADDDSVEVANLQRQIAFEQSDLGESKAERLADHVRRINPEVSVTALPERLEGDELQRQVDSASLVVDCTDNFNTRFALNRACVAARVPLVSGAAIRGEGQLAVYDVRDESSPCYHCLYAEQGNEDLTCSEAGVIGPLVGMIGASQAMEAIKVITGVGKTLTGRLLILDAWQMEWREMKLARDPGCPVCAGRRTGE from the coding sequence ATGCTGAATGATGAAGAACTGCTTCGCTACAGCCGGCAGATACTGATGCCCCGCTTCGACATTGCCGGCCAGACCAGACTGAAGTCTGCGCGCGTTCTTGTCGTTGGTGCCGGCGGCCTGGGTTGCCCGGTGGCTCTCTACCTCGGCGCTGCGGGTGTTGGCCACCTGACTCTGGCCGACGACGACAGTGTAGAGGTAGCCAACCTGCAGCGTCAGATAGCATTCGAGCAGTCCGATCTTGGCGAGTCCAAAGCTGAGCGTCTGGCTGATCATGTGCGGCGTATAAACCCGGAGGTGTCAGTAACTGCACTGCCAGAACGACTGGAAGGGGACGAGCTACAGCGTCAGGTTGATTCTGCCAGCCTGGTTGTTGACTGCACGGACAACTTCAATACCCGTTTCGCCCTCAATCGCGCCTGTGTAGCGGCCCGCGTGCCACTGGTTTCTGGCGCGGCCATCCGCGGGGAAGGGCAGTTGGCGGTTTACGATGTGCGTGATGAATCCAGCCCCTGTTACCACTGTTTGTATGCGGAACAGGGCAATGAAGACCTCACTTGTTCCGAGGCGGGCGTCATTGGTCCATTGGTTGGCATGATCGGCGCCTCCCAAGCGATGGAGGCCATCAAGGTAATCACCGGCGTTGGCAAAACCCTTACAGGCCGGTTATTGATTCTGGATGCCTGGCAAATGGAGTGGCGCGAAATGAAACTGGCAAGAGATCCGGGGTGCCCTGTTTGCGCAGGCCGGCGAACTGGGGAGTAG
- the phrB gene encoding deoxyribodipyrimidine photo-lyase, producing the protein MTQLIWFRNDLRVADNAALTAACKQQQPVRACFIVTPEQWREHDWSPARVRFVLDHANALSKELAKLGIPLSFITATTFADSTEKLKEFCRRESIRHVHFNEEYGVNERRRDKALKQALGSTGTGVNKYRDQTAAPVGSILTQQEEPYSVFTPFSRRWRSWIDAAQPTLFAIPEPVGDVVEASSYDETPEGFESPPSRLVETGEDAAHRQLEHFLDSRAGDYKNLRDLPAVDGTSVLSPYLANGVLSGRQCLIAARQHQGMGGNQEGLATWTNEIAWRDFYINILYHYPRVSMHRAFKPETEALQWNTPGENFEAWKTGNTGIPIVDAAMRQLNQTGWMHNRPRMITAMFLTKNLFIDWRLGEAYFMSKLVDGFLASNNGGWQWSASTGTDSAPYFRVFNPATQSERFDPKGEFIRKYVPEIAKLDNKRIHQPWISGVIPEGYPRPIVDLKESRKEAIAKFQALKKSGETGG; encoded by the coding sequence ATGACTCAGCTCATCTGGTTCCGAAACGACCTGCGTGTGGCCGATAACGCCGCCCTCACTGCTGCCTGCAAACAACAGCAACCGGTACGCGCCTGCTTTATCGTCACCCCGGAGCAGTGGCGCGAGCACGACTGGTCTCCTGCCCGTGTTCGTTTCGTTCTGGACCACGCCAATGCCCTGTCAAAAGAGCTGGCAAAGCTGGGTATCCCGCTATCGTTTATCACAGCAACAACCTTTGCGGACAGCACTGAAAAACTCAAAGAATTCTGCCGGCGCGAGAGTATCCGGCATGTTCACTTCAACGAGGAATACGGAGTTAACGAAAGACGCAGGGACAAAGCCCTGAAACAGGCTCTCGGATCCACTGGCACCGGCGTCAACAAGTACCGGGACCAGACCGCGGCACCCGTTGGCAGCATCCTGACCCAGCAGGAAGAGCCCTACTCTGTCTTCACCCCATTCTCCCGCCGCTGGCGTAGCTGGATCGACGCAGCGCAGCCAACCCTGTTTGCCATCCCCGAACCGGTGGGCGATGTCGTCGAGGCATCCAGCTATGACGAGACTCCCGAAGGTTTCGAGAGCCCTCCATCCCGACTGGTTGAAACCGGCGAAGATGCCGCCCACCGTCAACTGGAGCACTTTCTCGACAGCCGCGCGGGCGACTACAAGAATCTGAGGGACCTGCCTGCGGTGGATGGCACCAGCGTGCTTTCGCCCTACCTGGCCAACGGTGTGCTTTCCGGCAGACAATGCCTGATCGCCGCCCGCCAGCATCAGGGCATGGGCGGCAATCAGGAAGGCCTGGCCACCTGGACCAACGAAATCGCCTGGCGGGATTTCTACATCAACATCCTCTACCACTACCCGAGGGTGAGCATGCATCGGGCTTTCAAGCCAGAGACCGAGGCGCTTCAGTGGAACACGCCCGGCGAGAACTTCGAAGCCTGGAAAACCGGCAATACCGGCATTCCCATTGTCGACGCCGCCATGCGCCAACTGAACCAGACCGGCTGGATGCATAACCGCCCGCGCATGATCACCGCCATGTTCCTGACCAAAAACCTGTTTATCGACTGGCGCCTGGGTGAGGCTTATTTCATGTCGAAACTGGTAGACGGATTCCTGGCCTCAAACAACGGCGGCTGGCAGTGGAGCGCCTCCACCGGAACCGATTCAGCGCCTTATTTCCGGGTGTTCAATCCGGCCACCCAGAGTGAGCGGTTCGACCCGAAAGGTGAGTTCATCAGAAAATATGTGCCCGAAATTGCCAAGCTGGACAACAAACGAATTCACCAGCCTTGGATCTCTGGTGTCATTCCCGAAGGGTACCCGAGACCGATTGTCGACCTTAAGGAAAGCAGAAAGGAAGCAATAGCAAAGTTTCAGGCCCTGAAAAAGTCAGGGGAAACCGGCGGGTAA
- a CDS encoding mechanosensitive ion channel family protein gives MIEQFESSLMQFFGAVAWSKWISTLFLLVLGIVLASFAARGISRFMEDRASRHHTVMVRRLVFYLVLAIFFFAALREAGFSLDVVLGAAGILTVAIGFASQTSASNMISGLFLLVEKPFEIGNFIEVEGTIGEVVSIDMLSVKLRTPDNLYVRIPNETLIKTRVVNRSRFPIRRMDLTVGIAYAEDVARVENLLLDLARQSSVSLEEPKAFVLVTGFGPSSIDMQFSFWLPSDRVLQGRSQMMVAVKKMLDEEGIEIPFPHTSIYAGSHSEPFRVELLRPETETNKGDPDAYQNG, from the coding sequence TTGATCGAGCAGTTTGAAAGCAGTCTGATGCAGTTTTTCGGTGCCGTTGCCTGGAGCAAGTGGATCAGCACCCTGTTTTTGCTGGTTCTCGGCATCGTGCTGGCTTCCTTCGCGGCCCGGGGCATTTCCCGGTTCATGGAGGATCGGGCCTCGCGTCACCACACCGTGATGGTAAGACGGCTGGTATTCTACCTGGTACTGGCCATATTTTTCTTTGCTGCGCTGAGGGAGGCTGGCTTCTCTCTGGATGTGGTGTTGGGTGCGGCCGGCATATTGACCGTTGCCATTGGCTTTGCCTCCCAGACCTCTGCCTCCAACATGATCAGCGGTCTGTTCCTGCTGGTGGAAAAGCCCTTTGAAATCGGCAACTTTATTGAGGTGGAAGGCACTATTGGTGAAGTCGTTTCCATTGATATGCTGAGTGTGAAGTTGCGTACCCCGGACAACCTCTATGTGCGCATTCCCAACGAAACGCTGATCAAGACCCGGGTGGTCAATCGCTCTCGCTTTCCCATCCGCCGCATGGACCTGACTGTAGGGATTGCCTACGCCGAGGATGTGGCGCGGGTGGAAAATCTGTTGTTGGACCTGGCAAGACAAAGCAGTGTCAGTCTGGAGGAGCCAAAGGCGTTTGTACTGGTGACCGGGTTTGGTCCATCCTCGATAGACATGCAGTTTTCTTTCTGGCTGCCTAGTGACAGGGTATTGCAAGGGCGCAGCCAGATGATGGTGGCCGTCAAGAAAATGCTCGACGAGGAAGGGATTGAAATACCGTTCCCCCACACAAGTATCTATGCCGGAAGCCATTCCGAACCCTTCCGGGTGGAACTGCTGCGGCCGGAAACCGAAACCAACAAGGGAGATCCGGATGCCTACCAGAACGGATGA
- a CDS encoding ATP-dependent zinc protease family protein: MPTRTDEATKTGQAPDIDGKLALGWREWVGLPEFDIYRIKAKVDTGARTSCLHTFRTEPYTDSGERRVRFWVHPIQNDLHHVVECDALVLDERNVSDSGGHKELRLVIETRIVLGDTEWPIEMTLTNRDSMRFRMLLGRTAMARRAIVLPECSYLAGEPALRTKK, from the coding sequence ATGCCTACCAGAACGGATGAAGCCACCAAAACCGGCCAGGCGCCGGACATCGACGGAAAGCTGGCCCTCGGCTGGCGTGAATGGGTTGGCTTGCCTGAGTTCGATATATACCGGATCAAGGCAAAAGTGGATACCGGCGCTCGCACCTCGTGTCTTCATACGTTTCGTACCGAACCCTACACTGACAGCGGCGAGCGTCGGGTCCGCTTCTGGGTGCACCCTATCCAGAATGATCTGCACCATGTGGTGGAATGCGATGCGTTGGTGTTGGACGAACGCAATGTGTCCGATTCCGGTGGTCACAAGGAGCTTCGGCTGGTGATCGAAACCCGCATCGTGCTCGGCGACACCGAATGGCCGATTGAAATGACCTTGACCAACCGTGACTCCATGCGTTTTCGTATGCTGCTTGGTCGAACGGCAATGGCCCGGCGCGCCATTGTACTTCCTGAATGCTCCTATCTTGCCGGCGAACCGGCCCTAAGGACGAAAAAATGA